The sequence AGGATCTTAATCCTTATATTAAGTAATTCCTCTAATATTTGTAAAGCTTAATTAGATCACATACTATTTcccattcttcttttttttttctccctttttctactcttttttaGTGCATAGAAAGCATCTTTTTATGAGGAGTTCCCTCAAAGCAAAGTTCCAAGAAGATCAGGACAAGTGAAAGAGAAGAACAAATGCCATCAATACCATTGAcaactcaaataataataatattattattaataataataaatgattccTAAAAATAAACAGTTCTCTTTACCTCCCATTTTAGGCAAAATCACTGTTTTGTTATTTCCTTTACAAGAGATAATAAGGATAACATGTCTAGTCATAACCTTTTGCCATTCTCTTTTTAATGAACTCATAGTACATGAACTGATTTTTCTTTCCTATAATTATTCGAATCCTAAACCTAAGTACTAGGAAGTACATGAATTAAGGGTGTTGAGACCAAAATTTcccagaaaaaaacaaaaacatggaAAACTCACCATTCATTCTGGACATTATATCAGCAACTCTCCTTTGACATTCTGCACATCGAATGTCTGCTGAAAGAACAACTTCCTGGACCTGTTCTGAACAAATTACCAAACATATATAAGACCAGAAAACACCACacagaaaatgagagagagagagagagagaggtacgGACAAGAGGCATGGATAGAGATTCAACAGAGGCAAGGCTGGTTGCAGAAAGTAGTAGGAAGCTGCTGCTCTCTGAGTTTCTTCTGATAGCAGTTGGAGGAAGCTTCTTTTTAGGACGACCAAAAGCAGCAGCCATCATGTCTTTGTTAATCTAACGGCCATTCAGAGAGGATGGATCTTTCATATAAATAAGGTAACATGTTCAATCCTAAAACAGCAAAAGAGAAGCTGAAAAAGATCTGGGAACTACTCCAGCTGCTACTGAAAGACCAACCCCATCCCTTTTTGAAGATGCTTCTTTAGGTTTCAGTTGTTGCAGAACAAAGGAAGATGGAGATGGAACACGATAAGATCACAAGCATagcaaagtgaaaaaaaaaaaaaaaaaaagtcaaaaaacaGCAGAAAgaacacaaacaaaaatgaaaaaggtgTTATGCGTAGTTGAAATAGATGTTTCATTCCCAAAAATAGGCCCACAAGTGAGCTGTGTTAGGTAATTTTCTTCCCAACAATTATTCCTTAGTACCAAAttctttgtttattattttgattctAAATAATCAATCAAGTcacaaaagtaattattaaataatatgagaattgagataaaaataacctcatttgttttcacatatgagataagatgaatcgatataaaagttaaaagttgaataaaatattgttataatattttttttaatattatttttatttttagatttaaaaagttgaattatttattttattatatgataatttaagaaaattgtaatgattaaatgagataaaaattttgtgaaagtgaacgaGGTTATTCTGTACTCTTATCTGTAttatatagagaaatattatagttataaagaaatttcacaaaaataaatttataaatttacgtgACTTCACGTGatccgttaaatctactttacaatatcacgtaccacatcaagacacttcaatttataaatatatttttataaaatctttttgttgtTAAATATTCTTCTATCATATTATAACGTTgtgtaaattaaaattgatacctaaataagcaattttaattatataacatGTTGTGATACCATTGAAATACTTTATAATTCGTACTCCATTGATACCTAATGAATTTTGCAATAACAATTCATACAAGTTGAGCTAATTTACTCGGCTTCGAACCGTATGCATGCACCGTACAGATCAATGCTTGTCTCTAGGACAATAGTCATGGAGTGTGAATATGCGGTATAGATCACAATATGCTATGGCATTAAAacttaagaaatgatatttacagtgtTAGGGTGTGCAAATCTCACgcattcttttattaaaaaaaaagagtaaactTGAGACtcacagaaaaaaatatttttttaatagttttgaaCAGAATATCTtaagactgtatctaatattattcttttctcTAAGACcccaaatttaaaaagatataaaattaacGTATTGCAAATTTACTAtagaaatcttacaaattaaaactGTGTAATTGGTAACATGTtatcaatataataaatattgacttgactttttaatttagaattttgattGATGACATATAAGTTTGTAGTGAAATCTTAGTACAGTAAACATTACTCTTAAATTTAAgcccttgaaaaaaaaaaaacaaaataagaagagagaaaaaacaaaacttcttTGGATGAAAGaattatattgtaaaagtttaagttgatcaaaaaattttatattcttaacattcttttttacatgtgaacccatttttttttaataagtgggttaaatatattaaatatttaattaatgaaatgaagTATAAAATTAGAATccgaattaaatatttttatcatgatattatgtaaaattatcaattattctaaaat comes from Juglans microcarpa x Juglans regia isolate MS1-56 chromosome 8S, Jm3101_v1.0, whole genome shotgun sequence and encodes:
- the LOC121243958 gene encoding uncharacterized protein LOC121243958, coding for MMAAAFGRPKKKLPPTAIRRNSESSSFLLLSATSLASVESLSMPLVQEVVLSADIRCAECQRRVADIMSRMNEIQSVVVNLLEKKVILRCKNASAGKASTQEQAVATIYRNPLSKVAIIRRIFRSSR